A single genomic interval of Alligator mississippiensis isolate rAllMis1 chromosome 15, rAllMis1, whole genome shotgun sequence harbors:
- the LOC132245810 gene encoding beta-keratin-related protein-like, producing the protein MSSYGQLISSRCYNPCEVTCPRPYADAWNEPCVTSCGDSRAVVYPPPVAITFPGPILASCPQESYVGTSEPQCIGGPYTAGGYLGYRGSVGTGYSYPSYSRQINRYRYGGCGPC; encoded by the coding sequence ATGTCTTCCTACGGACAGCTGATCAGCTCCCGCTGCTACAACCCCTGTGAAGTGACCTGCCCAAGGCCATATGCCGATGCCTGGAACGAGCCCTGCGTGACATCCTGCGGTGACTCCAGAGCCGTGGTCTACCCACCCCCGGTGGCCATCACCTTCCCCGGACCCATCCtcgcctcctgcccccaggagagcTACGTGGGCACCTCAGAACCCCAGTGCATTGGCGGCCCATACACTGCCGGCGGCTACCTAGGGTACAGAGGCTCAGTGGGCACCGGGTACTCCTACCCCTCTTATTCTCGCCAGATCAACAGATACCGCTATGGGGGCTGTGGGCCATGCTAA
- the LOC132245815 gene encoding scale keratin-like: protein MSSYGQLISSRCYNPCEVTCPRPYADAWNEPCVTSCGDSRAVVYPPPVAITFPGPSLASCPQESYVGTSEPQCIGGPYTAGGYLGYRGSASTGYCYPSYSRQLNRYRYGGCGPC from the coding sequence ATGTCTTCCTATGGACAGCTGATCAGCTCCCGCTGCTACAACCCCTGTGAAGTGACCTGCCCACGGCCATATGCCGATGCCTGGAACGAGCCCTGCGTGACATCCTGCGGTGACTCCAGAGCCGTGGTCTACCCACCCCCGGTGGCCATCACCTTCCCCGGACCCAGTCtcgcctcctgcccccaggagagcTACGTGGGCACCTCAGAACCCCAGTGCATTGGCGGCCCATACACTGCCGGCGGCTACCTGGGGTACAGAGGCTCAGCGAGCACTGGGTACTGCTACCCCTCTTATTCCCGCCAGCTCAACAGATACCGCTATGGGGGCTGTGGGCCATGCTAA
- the LOC132245734 gene encoding beta-keratin-related protein-like codes for MFPSFPPVFQANLHCRNMSSYGQLISSRCYNPCEVTCPRPYADAWNEPCVTSCGDSRAVVYPPPVAITFPGPILASCPQESYVGTSEPQCIGGPYTAGGYLGYRGSVGTGYSYPSYSRQLNRYRYGGCGPC; via the coding sequence AtgttcccctctttccctcctgtgTTTCAGGCCAACCTCCACTGCAGGAACATGTCTTCCTACGGACAGCTGATCAGCTCCCGCTGCTACAACCCCTGTGAGGTGACCTGCCCGCGGCCATATGCCGATGCCTGGAACGAGCCCTGCGTGACATCCTGCGGTGACTCCAGAGCCGTGGTCTACCCACCCCCAGTGGCCATCACCTTCCCCGGACCCATCCTCGCCTCGTGCCCCCAGGAGAGCTACGTGGGCACCTCAGAACCCCAGTGCATTGGCGGCCCATACACTGCCGGCGGCTACCTGGGGTACAGAGGCTCAGTGGGCACCGGGTACTCCTACCCCTCCTATTCCCGTCAGCTCAACAGATACCGCTATGGAGGCTGTGGGCCATGCTAA